From the genome of Prochlorococcus marinus XMU1419, one region includes:
- a CDS encoding tetratricopeptide repeat protein: MEISSFQSYLVILFIVLIIISIFVFRQFLKTRSEELNLVKFEQKGLDSLTEATELYEFGSIQIKKRLYSEATKTFLKAIENYENEPDEAKAIINNALGFSYAAQNEFKKAIKHYNSAIKSLPKYPIALNNLASAQQRLLEYDLAYETYQKVLVIDPKNKTAIKKSKELEKRNNYKPYKGIKDKGF; this comes from the coding sequence ATGGAAATATCTTCCTTTCAATCTTATTTAGTAATTCTTTTTATTGTTTTAATAATAATTTCTATTTTTGTATTTAGACAATTTCTAAAAACAAGAAGTGAAGAATTAAATTTAGTAAAATTCGAGCAGAAAGGTTTAGATTCTCTCACTGAAGCTACAGAATTATATGAATTTGGGTCCATTCAGATAAAAAAAAGATTATATTCTGAAGCTACTAAAACTTTTTTAAAAGCAATTGAAAATTATGAAAATGAACCTGATGAAGCCAAAGCGATAATAAATAATGCTTTAGGATTTTCTTATGCTGCTCAAAATGAATTTAAAAAAGCAATTAAACACTATAACTCTGCAATAAAATCACTTCCAAAATATCCTATAGCCCTAAATAACCTCGCATCAGCACAACAGCGTTTACTTGAGTACGACTTGGCATATGAAACTTATCAAAAGGTTTTGGTGATAGATCCAAAGAACAAAACAGCAATTAAAAAAAGTAAGGAGTTAGAAAAAAGAAATAATTATAAACCTTATAAAGGTATTAAAGATAAGGGATTCTAA
- a CDS encoding thiazole synthase translates to MENYSSLLIGGKQFSSRLMVGTGKYKSTKDMMESLSNSETEIITVAVRRIKNYQTGENLLEKINWEKYWMLPNTAGCVNSDEAVRIAILGRELAKLSGQEENNFVKLEVIPDKKYLLPDPIETLKAAEILIKKGFAVLPYINADPILAKRLEEIGCATVMPLGSPIGSGQGLLNLSNIRIIIENAKVPVIIDAGIGVPSEASQAMEIGADGVLINSAIAQAANPPLMAQAINYSVKAGRQAFLAGRIHKQDFAVASSPEKNISI, encoded by the coding sequence ATGGAAAATTATTCTTCTTTACTGATTGGTGGAAAACAATTTTCCAGTAGATTAATGGTTGGTACTGGCAAATACAAATCTACTAAAGATATGATGGAAAGTCTGTCAAATTCTGAAACGGAAATTATAACCGTCGCTGTTAGAAGAATTAAAAATTATCAAACCGGAGAAAATTTACTCGAAAAGATCAACTGGGAAAAATATTGGATGCTTCCTAATACAGCTGGTTGTGTTAATTCCGATGAGGCAGTCAGAATAGCAATTTTAGGAAGAGAGCTTGCAAAATTATCTGGTCAAGAAGAAAATAATTTTGTAAAGTTAGAAGTTATTCCTGACAAAAAGTATTTGCTACCAGATCCAATAGAAACTCTTAAAGCAGCCGAAATTTTAATAAAAAAGGGTTTCGCTGTACTACCTTATATCAATGCAGATCCTATTCTTGCAAAAAGACTAGAAGAAATAGGTTGTGCAACTGTAATGCCATTGGGCTCGCCCATTGGCTCGGGGCAAGGTTTGTTAAATTTATCAAATATAAGAATAATTATTGAGAATGCAAAAGTGCCAGTAATAATTGACGCAGGAATTGGGGTGCCTAGTGAAGCATCTCAAGCTATGGAAATTGGAGCTGATGGTGTTTTAATCAATAGTGCGATAGCGCAAGCTGCAAATCCTCCCCTAATGGCTCAAGCGATAAATTATAGTGTGAAAGCTGGCAGGCAAGCTTTTCTGGCAGGAAGAATTCACAAACAAGACTTTGCAGTAGCAAGTTCGCCGGAAAAAAACATATCTATCTAA
- a CDS encoding NAD-dependent epimerase/dehydratase family protein, with translation MKVIVLGGDGFCGWPCAVNLAEQNHDVIIVDNLSRRKIDIDLEVESLTPIASITERLSAWEETGGKPMRFLKMDISKQYQKLLNLLIDEKPDSVIHFAEQRAAPYSMKSSFTKRYTVDNNVNGTHNLLAAIVESNLDIHVVHLGTMGVYGYGSHRGATIPEGYLKVEVPQPDGSRFEEEILHPASPGSVYHMTKTLDQLLFLYYNKNDLVRITDLHQGIVWGTNTEATLKDPRLTNRFDYDGDYGTVLNRFLMQAAIGYPLSVHGTGGQTRAFIHIKDSVKCVQLALENPPKSGERVKIFNQMTESHQVGELAKKVASLTGADINYLPNPRNEAVENDLIVDNKCFIELGLNPTTLDNGLLEEVVEVAKKYSNRCDLKRIPCVSSWTKKQAEAIKTN, from the coding sequence GTGAAAGTTATTGTTCTAGGTGGAGATGGTTTTTGCGGTTGGCCTTGTGCGGTGAATTTAGCAGAGCAAAATCATGATGTTATTATTGTCGACAATTTAAGTCGTAGAAAAATTGATATTGATCTAGAGGTAGAATCTTTAACTCCAATTGCTTCGATAACAGAACGACTTTCTGCATGGGAAGAGACTGGAGGTAAGCCTATGAGATTTCTTAAGATGGATATCTCTAAACAATATCAAAAATTACTTAATTTGCTAATTGATGAAAAACCAGATTCCGTGATCCATTTTGCAGAACAAAGAGCAGCACCTTACTCTATGAAATCAAGTTTCACCAAAAGATATACAGTGGATAATAATGTTAATGGCACCCACAACCTTCTTGCTGCAATAGTAGAGAGTAATTTAGATATTCATGTTGTTCATTTAGGAACAATGGGAGTCTATGGATATGGATCACATAGAGGTGCAACAATTCCAGAAGGTTATCTAAAAGTTGAAGTTCCACAACCAGATGGAAGTCGATTTGAAGAAGAAATATTACACCCTGCCAGTCCAGGTAGTGTTTACCATATGACTAAAACCTTAGATCAATTATTATTTCTTTACTACAACAAAAATGATCTTGTAAGGATTACTGATTTACATCAAGGCATTGTTTGGGGAACAAATACAGAAGCAACTTTAAAAGATCCTAGATTGACAAACCGATTTGACTATGACGGAGATTATGGAACTGTTTTAAACAGATTTCTAATGCAAGCTGCAATTGGATATCCATTAAGTGTTCATGGGACAGGCGGGCAAACAAGAGCATTTATACATATAAAAGACTCTGTAAAATGCGTACAACTTGCTCTTGAAAATCCTCCAAAATCCGGAGAACGAGTCAAAATCTTTAATCAAATGACTGAGAGTCATCAAGTTGGAGAACTAGCTAAAAAAGTAGCTTCTCTAACAGGAGCTGATATTAATTATTTACCAAATCCAAGGAATGAAGCGGTAGAAAATGATCTTATTGTTGATAATAAATGTTTTATAGAATTAGGTTTAAACCCAACGACTCTTGATAATGGCTTATTAGAAGAAGTTGTTGAAGTTGCCAAAAAATACTCCAATAGATGTGATCTTAAGCGGATACCTTGTGTTTCATCCTGGACTAAAAAACAAGCTGAGGCAATAAAGACAAATTAA
- a CDS encoding glycosyltransferase family 4 protein, whose translation MKIALFTETFLPKVDGIVTRLTKTIEFLIKNGDEVIIFCPEGCPESYMGATVVGVAAMPLPLYPELKLGLPGPAVSDKLEKFKPDLIHVVNPAVLGLGGIWLAKTNNIPLIASYHTHLPKYLEHYGMGMLEPLLWELLKAAHNQALLNLCTSTAMVNELKDKGIQRTALWQRGVDTFSFRPDLRSEKMRKKLFGKYNDANYLLIYVGRLSAEKQIERIKPVLESIPNACLALVGDGPYRNQLEKIFENTKTNFIGYLSGDELASAYASGDIFLFPSSTETLGLVLLEAMAAGCPVIGANKGGIPDIISDGINGCLYDPDEKDNGKQSLIKATKKILENEDKREVMRKEARNEAEKWDWNQATLQLQNYYADTLKEID comes from the coding sequence GTGAAAATTGCATTGTTTACTGAAACTTTTTTACCTAAAGTTGATGGCATAGTCACAAGATTGACTAAAACAATTGAATTTTTAATAAAAAATGGTGATGAAGTTATAATTTTTTGTCCAGAAGGGTGTCCAGAATCATATATGGGTGCAACTGTAGTTGGAGTTGCTGCAATGCCATTACCCTTATACCCAGAGTTGAAGCTTGGTTTGCCGGGTCCTGCAGTCTCAGATAAGTTAGAAAAATTTAAGCCAGATTTGATACATGTTGTTAATCCAGCTGTACTTGGCTTAGGTGGCATATGGTTAGCGAAAACTAATAATATTCCTTTAATTGCGAGTTACCATACTCATCTTCCAAAATATCTGGAACATTACGGTATGGGTATGTTAGAGCCACTTTTGTGGGAATTACTTAAAGCAGCTCATAATCAAGCATTGTTAAATTTATGTACTTCCACCGCTATGGTCAATGAGTTAAAAGATAAAGGTATTCAAAGGACTGCTCTATGGCAAAGGGGAGTAGATACTTTCAGTTTCAGACCAGATTTGAGAAGTGAGAAAATGAGAAAAAAATTATTTGGGAAATATAACGACGCTAATTACTTATTGATTTATGTAGGAAGATTATCAGCAGAAAAACAAATTGAGAGAATTAAACCAGTCTTAGAAAGTATTCCTAATGCTTGCCTTGCACTTGTAGGTGACGGACCATATAGAAACCAGCTTGAAAAAATCTTCGAAAATACAAAGACTAATTTCATAGGATACTTATCTGGCGATGAACTTGCTAGCGCCTATGCCTCTGGAGATATATTTTTATTTCCATCTAGTACAGAAACACTTGGGTTAGTTTTACTAGAAGCAATGGCAGCAGGATGTCCAGTTATCGGAGCCAACAAGGGGGGGATTCCAGATATTATTAGTGATGGGATTAATGGTTGTTTATATGATCCTGATGAAAAAGATAATGGGAAACAAAGTTTGATTAAAGCGACAAAAAAAATTCTAGAGAATGAAGATAAAAGAGAAGTTATGAGAAAAGAGGCACGAAACGAAGCAGAAAAATGGGATTGGAATCAAGCAACACTACAACTGCAAAATTATTATGCAGATACTCTCAAAGAAATAGATTAA
- the gcvP gene encoding aminomethyl-transferring glycine dehydrogenase: MTSKFGSDLFIDRHLGLGDNDERIMLNKLGFNNIDQFINQVIPEDIQLKDKSSEILPQGCSEIEALNELEEITNKNTKMRSLIGLGYYDNHMPKVIQRHVLENPRWYTSYTPYQAEIAQGRLEALFNFQTIVCELTGFPVANASLLDEGTAAAEAMAMSFSARKNKSSKVYLVESNVFDHTFNVLQTRAKPLGITLKRFTQSNLPNLDDVFGMLLQLPGKNGQLYDPTFLISQAHRSEIIVTACIDPLAQVLIKPISEFGVDVAVGSMQRFGVPMGFGGPHAAYFACSEKYKRLIPGRIVGESLSKNGEKSLRLALQTREQHIRREKATSNICTAQSLLAIISSFYAIYHGPSGLTQIAKRLVELRINLESSLVALGFDIPDGIRFDSIDVYSEHSQRIHNEALKNGYNLRILPLGSTIENSTGFGISLDELSNEKEIKDILTFIANLIEKEEYLEHIKFDKEFHLESLALRSSAWMQQDIFTNYQSETELMRYIFRLAEKDFSLVDGMMPLGSCTMKLNSAAELNPVSWANLSSIHPFSPPDQTKGYSKIISDLEKWISEIVGLKSVSFQPNAGSQGEFAGLLAINSYFESKGDLLRKKCLIPKSAHGTNPASAVMAGFDVLTVECDDEGNIDFQDLSIKVKKFDNQIGALMLTYPSTHGVFELQIRNICDLIHSVGGFVYLDGANLNAQVGLCKPGNYGVDVCHLNLHKTFCIPHGGGGPGVGPVAASEILSPFLPTHSLMDNNLSISSNYVSSAKHGSASILPISWMYIKMAGLSGLRKATAHAILSANYIAHTLKHKFKILYKGKNNFVAHECILDFRDLKSKTGLSVNDLAKRLIDYSFHAPTISWPVPETIMIEPTESESLVELDRFCEAMLLIGEEISEIEKNDALKNNNVISNAPHTLKELIADNWHYPYSKEKASFPYKTPTSIKFWSSVSRINNAYGDRNLICSCNVNQGETFEEKKCA, from the coding sequence ATGACATCCAAATTTGGGTCTGATTTGTTTATAGATAGGCATCTTGGGTTAGGAGATAATGATGAAAGAATTATGCTGAACAAGCTTGGTTTTAATAATATTGATCAATTTATAAATCAAGTTATCCCTGAAGATATACAGCTTAAAGATAAATCTTCAGAAATATTGCCCCAAGGTTGTTCAGAAATTGAGGCTTTAAACGAATTAGAAGAGATTACGAATAAAAATACAAAAATGAGATCACTTATCGGCCTTGGTTATTATGACAATCATATGCCTAAAGTAATCCAAAGACATGTTCTTGAGAATCCAAGGTGGTACACGTCCTATACTCCATATCAAGCAGAAATTGCACAAGGAAGATTAGAAGCTCTATTTAATTTTCAGACTATTGTTTGTGAACTAACAGGATTCCCTGTCGCCAATGCATCTTTGTTGGATGAGGGTACTGCAGCAGCAGAAGCCATGGCCATGAGTTTTTCCGCAAGAAAAAATAAATCTTCAAAAGTGTACTTAGTGGAGTCAAATGTTTTTGATCATACTTTTAATGTTCTACAAACCAGAGCAAAACCTTTGGGAATAACTTTAAAACGCTTTACTCAAAGCAACCTTCCTAATCTTGATGATGTTTTTGGAATGTTGTTGCAATTACCTGGTAAAAACGGACAATTATATGATCCTACATTCTTAATATCCCAAGCACATAGATCAGAAATTATTGTTACGGCATGTATTGATCCACTGGCACAAGTTTTGATTAAACCAATTTCTGAATTTGGTGTTGATGTAGCAGTGGGGAGTATGCAAAGATTTGGTGTTCCAATGGGTTTTGGTGGCCCTCATGCAGCATATTTTGCTTGTAGCGAAAAATATAAAAGGCTGATACCAGGAAGAATAGTTGGGGAAAGTCTATCTAAAAATGGAGAAAAGTCACTAAGACTAGCATTGCAAACAAGAGAGCAACATATTAGAAGGGAAAAGGCCACTAGTAATATTTGTACTGCTCAATCTTTGTTAGCTATAATTTCTTCTTTTTATGCTATTTATCATGGACCCTCTGGATTAACGCAAATTGCTAAGAGATTAGTTGAGTTGCGAATAAATTTAGAATCAAGTTTAGTTGCTTTAGGTTTTGATATTCCTGATGGGATTAGATTTGATAGTATTGATGTTTATTCTGAGCACTCCCAAAGGATCCATAATGAGGCTTTAAAAAACGGCTATAACTTAAGAATTTTGCCGTTGGGATCAACTATTGAAAATTCAACTGGTTTTGGGATCTCTTTAGATGAGCTTAGTAATGAAAAAGAAATAAAAGATATTTTGACTTTCATAGCAAACCTTATAGAAAAAGAAGAATATTTAGAACATATAAAATTTGATAAAGAATTTCATCTTGAAAGTTTAGCTTTGAGATCCAGTGCATGGATGCAGCAAGATATATTCACAAATTACCAAAGTGAAACTGAATTAATGAGATATATATTCCGACTTGCAGAAAAAGATTTTTCTTTGGTTGATGGGATGATGCCATTGGGAAGCTGCACCATGAAGTTAAATTCTGCAGCAGAGTTAAATCCAGTCTCTTGGGCTAATTTATCTTCCATTCATCCTTTTTCCCCACCAGATCAAACTAAAGGCTATTCAAAAATTATATCTGACTTAGAAAAATGGATAAGTGAGATTGTTGGTTTAAAATCAGTTTCTTTTCAACCAAATGCAGGTTCTCAAGGAGAGTTTGCAGGTTTATTGGCAATAAATTCTTATTTTGAATCAAAAGGTGACTTGTTAAGAAAAAAATGTTTAATTCCAAAAAGTGCTCATGGAACAAATCCTGCTAGTGCAGTTATGGCAGGTTTTGACGTGTTAACTGTTGAATGTGATGACGAAGGAAATATTGATTTTCAAGATTTGTCAATTAAGGTCAAGAAATTTGATAACCAAATAGGGGCTCTTATGTTGACTTATCCTTCTACTCATGGAGTTTTTGAATTACAAATCAGAAACATATGTGATTTAATTCACTCTGTGGGAGGATTTGTCTATTTAGATGGAGCAAATTTGAACGCTCAGGTTGGATTATGTAAACCGGGGAATTATGGTGTTGATGTTTGTCATTTGAATTTACATAAAACATTCTGCATTCCACATGGAGGTGGTGGTCCAGGAGTAGGTCCAGTTGCTGCATCAGAAATTTTAAGCCCATTTCTTCCTACTCATTCTTTAATGGATAATAATTTATCTATTAGTTCCAATTACGTATCTTCTGCCAAGCATGGGAGTGCAAGTATTCTTCCAATAAGTTGGATGTACATAAAAATGGCTGGTCTTAGTGGTTTAAGGAAAGCTACTGCGCATGCAATTTTATCTGCAAATTATATTGCGCATACTTTAAAACATAAATTCAAGATTCTTTATAAAGGAAAAAATAATTTTGTCGCACATGAATGTATTCTAGATTTCAGGGATTTAAAATCTAAAACTGGTTTGAGTGTTAATGATTTAGCTAAACGATTAATAGATTATAGTTTTCATGCCCCAACTATAAGTTGGCCTGTTCCAGAGACGATAATGATAGAGCCTACTGAAAGTGAAAGTTTGGTTGAATTGGATAGATTTTGCGAGGCTATGCTATTGATTGGAGAAGAAATCAGCGAAATAGAAAAAAATGATGCATTAAAGAATAACAATGTAATAAGTAACGCTCCTCATACGCTGAAGGAGTTAATTGCTGATAACTGGCATTATCCTTATTCAAAAGAAAAAGCTTCTTTTCCTTATAAAACTCCAACGTCTATTAAGTTTTGGTCTTCAGTTTCTAGGATCAATAATGCATATGGCGATCGCAATTTAATTTGTTCTTGCAATGTAAATCAAGGCGAGACTTTCGAAGAAAAAAAATGTGCATAA
- the gcvH gene encoding glycine cleavage system protein GcvH has translation MSYKFPDNLNYADTHEYVLEENGLLKIGVSEFAIDQLGDIVFVELADEGATLEKGETFGTIESVKAVEEVYLPFSGEIVSVNESVVENPELLQNDPIGDGWLVILKPESKASIADLMTSEEYQSKVVPK, from the coding sequence ATGTCTTACAAGTTTCCAGACAACCTCAACTATGCTGATACTCATGAATATGTCTTAGAAGAAAATGGATTATTAAAAATTGGAGTTAGTGAATTCGCTATAGATCAATTAGGAGATATCGTTTTTGTTGAATTAGCTGATGAAGGGGCGACTTTAGAGAAAGGCGAGACTTTTGGAACAATAGAATCAGTTAAGGCCGTAGAGGAAGTTTACCTGCCTTTTTCAGGAGAAATAGTATCTGTAAATGAAAGTGTTGTTGAGAACCCTGAGCTTTTACAGAATGATCCGATTGGAGACGGTTGGTTAGTCATTTTGAAACCAGAATCAAAAGCATCAATTGCTGATTTGATGACTTCTGAAGAATATCAATCAAAGGTTGTACCAAAATAA